A region of Alkalinema sp. FACHB-956 DNA encodes the following proteins:
- the cobW gene encoding cobalamin biosynthesis protein CobW, whose protein sequence is MAAKIPVTIITGFLGSGKTSLIRHLLQNSQGRRIAVLVNEFGELGIDGDLLRDCQICDDDGVAIAQEPVSNIVELNNGCLCCTVQEEFYPTMQELIKRRDSIDCILIETSGLALPKPLIKAFSWQDIRHAVTVDGVITVVDCEAVSRGTLAQDLQALEAQRQADPNLDHETPLQELFEDQLACADLVILNKTDLVSASEITQVQTLVQQELPRSVKIVTNGRSQAEALPADLLLGFNAAVEDNLASRPSHHDFEEEHDHDDEIDSTHVILDQTFEPEVLRQRLEALVRQQEIYRIKGFVAVPNKPMRLVVQGVGTRFEQFYDRRWQPEEPRQTKLVFIGRSLNPELIQKEIVSPQTSTR, encoded by the coding sequence ATGGCAGCCAAAATTCCCGTTACCATCATCACTGGCTTTCTCGGCAGTGGTAAAACCAGCTTGATTCGTCATCTTTTGCAAAATAGCCAAGGCCGTCGCATTGCGGTTTTAGTGAATGAATTTGGCGAACTGGGGATCGATGGGGATCTCCTGCGAGATTGCCAGATTTGCGACGACGATGGTGTCGCGATCGCCCAAGAACCCGTCAGCAATATTGTAGAACTCAATAATGGTTGCCTTTGCTGCACGGTGCAGGAAGAGTTTTATCCCACAATGCAGGAATTAATTAAACGGCGGGACAGTATTGATTGTATTTTGATTGAAACATCGGGCTTAGCATTACCGAAACCATTAATTAAAGCTTTTAGTTGGCAGGATATTCGCCATGCAGTCACCGTCGATGGGGTTATTACCGTTGTAGACTGCGAAGCCGTTTCGCGCGGTACCCTAGCCCAAGATCTCCAAGCACTAGAAGCCCAGCGTCAAGCTGACCCTAACTTGGATCACGAAACGCCGTTACAGGAACTCTTTGAGGATCAACTGGCCTGCGCGGATTTGGTGATTTTGAACAAGACGGATTTAGTAAGCGCCTCAGAGATTACCCAAGTACAAACGCTAGTCCAGCAGGAACTACCCCGATCGGTCAAAATTGTGACCAATGGGCGCTCCCAGGCTGAAGCGCTGCCAGCGGACTTATTGCTGGGCTTTAATGCAGCCGTAGAAGATAATTTAGCGAGTCGTCCCAGCCACCATGATTTTGAAGAGGAACATGATCATGATGATGAAATCGACTCGACCCACGTCATTTTGGATCAAACCTTTGAGCCAGAGGTGCTTCGGCAGCGACTAGAAGCCCTCGTTAGACAACAGGAAATTTATCGAATTAAAGGATTTGTAGCCGTTCCCAACAAACCTATGCGACTGGTGGTGCAAGGTGTTGGAACCCGGTTTGAACAGTTCTACGATCGCCGTTGGCAACCTGAAGAACCGAGACAGACTAAACTCGTTTTTATCGGTCGCAGTTTGAATCCGGAGCTGATTCAGAAGGAGATCGTTTCGCCGCAGACATCCACTAGGTAG
- a CDS encoding SDR family NAD(P)-dependent oxidoreductase — protein MQINGKQALITGASRGIGRAIALEFAQQGASRLLLVARNGDRLQQVATEVRNLGAEASVLPLDLTDTLSVNQAITRAWQTQGPIDILVNCAGVAYQAPFLQSQLVNVQQEISTNYLGAYSITQVIARLMADRRSGAIVNVGSLMSKVAAPTLTGYSASKFALLGFTQALRHELAPYNIQVMALLPTLTDTDMAEQIHSFRGVTAISAQHVAKALVKGLQQARSELAVGWQGHLLILGNRISPTLVEWVVHQSSRHLIWASTHADCWTQIAQRFVQQLPGRRSGVLLRRLRSRLSWRLAALKG, from the coding sequence ATGCAAATCAATGGTAAACAAGCCCTGATTACTGGGGCATCCCGTGGTATTGGTCGAGCGATCGCGCTGGAGTTTGCGCAGCAAGGAGCTAGCCGATTATTACTGGTGGCGCGGAACGGCGATCGGTTACAACAAGTCGCGACTGAAGTGAGAAACCTGGGAGCCGAGGCCAGCGTTTTACCGCTGGATTTAACAGACACACTATCGGTCAATCAAGCCATTACCCGAGCATGGCAGACCCAAGGGCCGATCGACATTCTGGTTAACTGTGCAGGAGTTGCCTACCAAGCACCTTTCCTGCAATCCCAACTAGTCAACGTGCAACAGGAAATTTCCACCAACTACCTGGGAGCCTATTCCATTACCCAAGTCATCGCTCGTTTGATGGCCGATCGTCGCAGTGGCGCGATCGTCAATGTGGGTAGTCTGATGAGTAAAGTGGCGGCACCTACGCTAACGGGTTACTCAGCCTCCAAGTTTGCTTTGCTAGGCTTTACCCAAGCCCTTCGCCATGAATTAGCGCCCTACAATATTCAAGTTATGGCACTCCTTCCCACCTTGACCGACACCGATATGGCTGAGCAGATTCACAGCTTTCGGGGCGTCACTGCCATCTCAGCCCAGCACGTCGCCAAGGCGCTAGTGAAAGGGCTGCAACAGGCCCGATCGGAACTGGCGGTGGGCTGGCAGGGGCATTTACTGATTTTGGGGAATCGCATCAGTCCTACCCTGGTGGAATGGGTCGTGCATCAGTCGAGCCGCCATTTAATTTGGGCGTCAACCCATGCAGATTGCTGGACTCAAATTGCCCAGAGATTTGTGCAGCAGTTGCCTGGGCGACGGAGTGGAGTGCTGTTGCGGCGTTTACGATCGCGGCTATCTTGGCGGTTAGCGGCCCTCAAGGGCTAA
- a CDS encoding YggT family protein yields the protein MNSATAILIQTLLSFLTIYNGLLLLRVLLSWFPNIQWYNQPWAILSQLTDPYLNLFRSIIPPLGGMDFSPILAFVALSVARQLIVSALAPAMAYVSSSLLGMV from the coding sequence ATGAACTCAGCCACAGCCATTCTGATTCAGACCCTTCTGTCGTTTTTAACTATCTACAACGGCTTGCTGTTGCTACGAGTGCTGTTGAGTTGGTTCCCAAACATTCAGTGGTATAACCAACCCTGGGCCATTCTGTCACAGCTAACCGATCCCTATCTCAACCTATTCCGATCGATTATTCCGCCCCTAGGTGGCATGGATTTTTCTCCTATTCTGGCCTTTGTTGCGCTTAGCGTTGCTCGACAGTTAATTGTTTCTGCATTGGCTCCCGCGATGGCGTATGTGAGTAGTTCGCTGCTGGGCATGGTATAG
- a CDS encoding Mo-dependent nitrogenase C-terminal domain-containing protein encodes MNLASQLQPPTPTLLDHLLNPVRNWLDSIEITDRATAHRICKLIPAQCPFERDVVLFGRKVAHIPPMCKLNPLYDQFVGLRFRSLCYLVDVCGETISF; translated from the coding sequence ATGAATTTAGCTTCTCAACTCCAACCCCCAACCCCAACCCTTCTGGATCATTTGCTGAACCCCGTTCGGAATTGGCTAGACTCGATCGAAATTACCGATCGTGCAACCGCCCACCGCATCTGCAAGTTGATCCCCGCGCAATGTCCGTTTGAACGGGATGTAGTGCTCTTTGGTCGTAAGGTGGCGCACATTCCACCGATGTGTAAGTTGAACCCCCTGTACGACCAATTTGTCGGTTTACGGTTTCGTTCTCTCTGCTACCTAGTGGATGTCTGCGGCGAAACGATCTCCTTCTGA
- a CDS encoding DASH family cryptochrome, whose amino-acid sequence MARQAVILWFRNDLRIHDHGLLSQAAQSGAVVIPVYCFDLRQFGTTSFGFPKTGPWRSQFLLQSVADLRRSLQTLGSDLILRVGYPEVEIPKLVQQLLSSAEDGLEIQAVAFHQEVTAEELQVEQGLQRSLKALNIPVQTAWGATLYHPDDLPFAMPDLPELFTTFRKQVEKAATIRPCAPTPNTLPTLPAQIDRGDLPTLETLGVTRPTADPRCQFQFTGGATAGINRVQAYIWQRDRLRIYKETRNGMLDPDDSSKFSPWLALGCLSPRYLYEQVAQYETQRIRNDSTYWLIFELLWRDYFRWVCAKHGDRVFYRDGLRGVSFPWKQDWPRFEQWQAGQTGYPLVDANMQELAATGFMSNRGRQNVASFLTKNLGIDWRMGAEYFESQLIDYDVCSNWGNWNYAAGVGNDARGFRFFNITKQAKDYDPQGKYVKHWLPCLAKLPVNQVHEPWKLGNAEQKPNAEQKQWGIRVGVDYPHPIVDLFKSATANEQRYEAAFPPKTGYFPKKDKNLPKQEIHRSETAPIIRP is encoded by the coding sequence ATGGCTAGACAAGCAGTTATTCTTTGGTTCCGTAATGATCTCCGAATTCACGATCATGGGTTGCTGAGCCAAGCTGCCCAGTCCGGGGCTGTGGTGATCCCTGTCTACTGTTTTGATCTGCGGCAGTTTGGCACAACTTCCTTTGGGTTTCCCAAAACAGGGCCATGGCGATCGCAGTTTTTGTTGCAGAGCGTGGCGGATCTGCGGCGATCGTTGCAAACGCTGGGAAGTGATTTGATCCTCCGCGTTGGGTATCCAGAGGTGGAAATCCCCAAGCTGGTGCAGCAGCTGCTTTCGAGTGCAGAAGATGGTCTGGAGATCCAGGCGGTCGCCTTTCACCAAGAGGTTACCGCTGAGGAACTGCAAGTGGAACAGGGCCTGCAACGATCGCTCAAAGCGTTGAACATTCCAGTGCAAACGGCTTGGGGGGCTACGCTGTACCATCCCGATGACTTGCCCTTTGCGATGCCGGACTTGCCAGAACTGTTCACCACCTTTCGCAAGCAAGTCGAAAAGGCTGCAACCATCCGCCCCTGTGCCCCTACCCCGAACACACTTCCTACCCTCCCCGCCCAGATCGATCGGGGTGACTTACCAACCTTAGAAACCCTAGGTGTTACCCGCCCTACGGCGGATCCCCGGTGTCAATTTCAATTCACAGGTGGAGCAACAGCGGGAATAAACCGGGTGCAAGCGTACATTTGGCAGCGCGATCGCCTGAGGATTTATAAAGAAACCCGCAATGGCATGTTGGATCCCGATGACTCCAGCAAATTTTCCCCTTGGTTAGCGTTGGGCTGCCTATCGCCGCGCTATCTCTATGAGCAAGTCGCCCAATACGAAACCCAACGGATTCGCAACGACTCCACCTACTGGCTCATTTTTGAACTTCTATGGCGCGATTATTTTCGCTGGGTCTGCGCCAAGCACGGCGATCGGGTGTTCTATCGAGACGGTTTACGGGGCGTGAGCTTTCCTTGGAAGCAGGATTGGCCACGCTTTGAGCAATGGCAGGCGGGGCAAACCGGATATCCGCTGGTGGATGCCAATATGCAGGAACTGGCGGCCACGGGCTTTATGTCCAACCGAGGACGGCAGAATGTCGCGAGTTTTCTGACTAAAAATTTGGGGATCGATTGGCGGATGGGGGCGGAATATTTCGAGTCCCAACTGATTGACTACGATGTGTGCAGCAACTGGGGGAATTGGAATTACGCCGCCGGAGTTGGGAATGATGCCCGTGGTTTCCGGTTCTTCAACATTACGAAACAGGCCAAGGATTACGATCCCCAAGGAAAATACGTCAAACACTGGTTGCCCTGTCTGGCCAAATTACCTGTCAATCAAGTGCATGAACCCTGGAAATTGGGCAACGCTGAGCAAAAACCAAACGCTGAGCAAAAACAATGGGGGATACGGGTAGGCGTGGATTATCCCCATCCGATCGTTGATTTGTTCAAATCTGCCACGGCCAACGAGCAACGCTATGAAGCGGCGTTTCCTCCAAAAACAGGATATTTCCCAAAAAAAGATAAAAATCTCCCTAAGCAAGAGATTCATAGAAGTGAAACAGCCCCTATAATACGCCCATAG
- the upp gene encoding uracil phosphoribosyltransferase: MTVQLRVYVPPHPLIKHWLGVARDAGTPPALFRSAMTELGRWLTYEAVRDWLPTTDTTIETPLASCPATFINPEVPVVVVPILRAGLALLDGAQALLPLASIYHLGIVRNEETLEASCYLNKLPERLNPETKVLITDPMLATGGTTTMAMDELTSRGVDPANVRIIAVVAAHAALQKLSVTYPMLNIFTAGIDETLNDQGYIVPGLGDAGDRTFGT, from the coding sequence ATGACTGTTCAGCTGCGTGTCTATGTGCCACCCCACCCGCTCATCAAGCATTGGTTGGGCGTTGCCCGTGATGCGGGAACCCCACCAGCTTTGTTCCGTAGCGCCATGACCGAGCTGGGACGATGGCTGACCTATGAAGCAGTACGGGATTGGCTGCCCACAACCGATACAACGATTGAGACGCCCTTGGCGAGTTGTCCAGCGACTTTTATTAATCCAGAAGTCCCCGTCGTGGTAGTGCCAATTTTACGGGCTGGCTTGGCTTTGCTGGATGGAGCCCAGGCATTATTGCCTTTGGCCTCGATTTACCATTTGGGAATTGTACGCAACGAGGAGACCTTAGAAGCCAGCTGCTATCTCAACAAACTCCCGGAACGTCTGAATCCCGAAACGAAAGTTCTGATTACGGATCCGATGCTGGCAACGGGGGGAACCACCACCATGGCAATGGATGAGTTGACCAGTCGTGGGGTTGATCCTGCCAATGTGCGGATTATTGCTGTCGTAGCGGCCCATGCCGCTTTGCAGAAGCTTAGTGTGACCTACCCAATGCTCAATATCTTTACGGCGGGAATCGATGAAACCTTGAACGATCAGGGCTACATTGTGCCAGGGTTGGGGGATGCGGGCGATCGCACCTTTGGGACTTAG
- the speY gene encoding deoxyhypusine synthase yields MSKFYSQKITPMPMPESINVVDLVDHYFTAYNSARLRETCQLLARQVFQPGVTVGLSLSGALTPAGFGVSAIAPLMRAGFIDWIISTGANLYHDMHYGLGLALYASNPFVDDVKLRQEGRIRIYDIVFDYDVLLSTDAFLRQILQAEPFQKRMGTAEFHYLLGKYVYEIEQQVGVQQPSLLSTAYECGVPIYTSSPGDSSIGMNVAAVALDGNDLFIDPMIDVNETAAIAYAARQTESGDVGKSAAIILGGGSPKNFLLQTQPQLHEVLGLEERGHDFFIQITDARPDTGGLSGATPSEAVSWGKVDPEELPSAIVCYTDSTIALPILTAYTLNQSAPRPLKRLYDRRDAMMDELRRDYNAAKKTAATLKSQAPALSIIDKSVIDKSVSDSSGLEKPVLDKPILDPVLGKVPEKPVATYPCGTPIRR; encoded by the coding sequence ATGTCAAAGTTTTACAGTCAAAAAATCACCCCGATGCCCATGCCGGAAAGCATCAATGTTGTGGATCTGGTTGATCATTATTTCACCGCTTACAACTCAGCACGGCTCCGGGAAACCTGTCAGTTGTTAGCGCGGCAAGTCTTTCAGCCAGGAGTCACGGTTGGGCTGAGTTTGTCAGGGGCTTTAACCCCGGCGGGATTTGGGGTGTCCGCGATCGCGCCGTTGATGCGAGCGGGCTTTATTGACTGGATTATCAGCACAGGGGCCAACCTCTACCATGACATGCACTATGGCCTCGGCTTGGCCCTCTATGCCAGCAATCCCTTTGTGGATGATGTGAAACTCCGGCAAGAAGGTCGCATTCGCATTTACGACATTGTGTTTGACTATGATGTGCTGCTCAGTACCGATGCATTTTTGCGTCAGATTCTCCAGGCAGAACCCTTCCAGAAACGCATGGGCACAGCGGAGTTTCACTACCTTTTAGGGAAGTATGTTTACGAGATTGAGCAACAGGTGGGGGTACAACAACCGTCGCTGCTGTCCACGGCCTATGAGTGTGGCGTGCCGATCTACACCTCTTCTCCAGGGGACAGTTCGATCGGTATGAATGTGGCAGCGGTGGCGCTGGATGGCAATGATCTGTTTATCGATCCCATGATTGATGTCAATGAAACGGCAGCGATCGCCTATGCTGCGAGACAAACGGAGTCTGGGGACGTGGGCAAAAGTGCCGCCATTATCCTGGGGGGTGGCAGTCCCAAAAACTTTCTTCTGCAAACCCAGCCCCAACTACATGAAGTCCTGGGATTGGAAGAACGGGGCCATGATTTCTTTATCCAAATTACTGATGCGCGACCGGATACGGGGGGGCTGTCCGGTGCCACGCCCAGTGAAGCGGTCAGTTGGGGTAAGGTTGATCCCGAAGAGTTGCCCAGCGCGATCGTGTGCTACACCGACAGTACCATCGCCCTGCCCATTTTGACCGCTTACACCCTCAACCAAAGTGCACCTCGGCCCTTAAAACGGCTCTACGATCGCCGGGATGCAATGATGGATGAGCTACGTCGAGACTACAATGCTGCGAAGAAAACGGCTGCAACGCTCAAATCTCAAGCTCCAGCCTTGTCAATCATAGACAAATCCGTCATAGATAAATCCGTCTCAGATAGCTCTGGTCTAGAGAAACCTGTCTTAGACAAACCGATCTTAGACCCTGTTTTAGGCAAAGTGCCTGAGAAACCTGTTGCAACCTATCCCTGCGGAACACCGATCCGACGGTAA
- the groL gene encoding chaperonin GroEL (60 kDa chaperone family; promotes refolding of misfolded polypeptides especially under stressful conditions; forms two stacked rings of heptamers to form a barrel-shaped 14mer; ends can be capped by GroES; misfolded proteins enter the barrel where they are refolded when GroES binds): MAKIVVFDEASRQALERGVNALADAVKVTLGPRGRNVLLEKKYGAPQIVNDGISIAKEIELEDPLENTGASLIREVASKTNDLAGDGTTTATVLAQAMIREGMKNVAAGSNPIALKRGMEKAVAALVEEIQAVAKPVAGNAIAQVATISAGNDEEIGGMIAQAMDKVGKDGVITVEESKSLDTDMDVVEGMQIDRGYLSPYFVTDVERLLAEFENMAILLTDKKISSVQELVPILEKVARAGQPLLIIAEDIEGEALTTLVVNRLRGVLNVAAIKAPGFGERRKSMLQDIAVLTDGQVISEDMGLSLDTATLDMLGKARKISITKDSTTIVSAAENAANIQKRVEQLRRELDASDSEYDKEKLSERIAKLAGGVAVIKVGAATETELKDRKLRIEDALNATKAAVAEGTVPGGGVTLLHLASKLDAVKAGLTNSEEKIGVDIIARSLEAPLKQIADNAGVEGSVVVEKVRALDFNMGYNALTDSYEDLVASGVIDPAKVVRSALQDAASIASMVLTTEALVVEKPEPKSAAAPDMGGMGGMGGMGGMGGMGMM; encoded by the coding sequence ATGGCAAAGATCGTCGTCTTTGATGAAGCTTCACGTCAGGCACTGGAACGCGGTGTCAATGCACTGGCCGATGCAGTGAAAGTGACTTTGGGGCCAAGAGGTCGCAACGTACTCCTGGAGAAAAAGTATGGTGCCCCCCAAATCGTGAACGACGGCATCAGCATCGCGAAAGAAATTGAACTGGAAGATCCACTGGAAAATACCGGCGCTTCACTCATCCGGGAAGTGGCTTCTAAGACCAACGATCTAGCTGGTGATGGAACCACCACTGCAACGGTTCTGGCCCAAGCGATGATCCGGGAAGGCATGAAAAATGTCGCCGCTGGCTCCAACCCGATCGCGCTGAAGCGGGGAATGGAAAAGGCTGTGGCTGCGCTGGTTGAAGAAATTCAAGCCGTCGCTAAGCCCGTTGCAGGCAATGCGATCGCCCAAGTTGCGACCATTTCCGCAGGCAACGACGAAGAAATTGGTGGGATGATTGCCCAAGCCATGGACAAGGTGGGCAAAGATGGCGTCATCACCGTGGAAGAGTCCAAGTCCCTGGATACCGACATGGATGTCGTGGAAGGGATGCAGATCGATCGGGGTTACCTGTCTCCCTACTTTGTGACCGATGTCGAGCGGTTGCTGGCTGAGTTTGAAAACATGGCCATCCTGCTGACGGATAAGAAAATCAGCTCCGTTCAGGAGTTGGTGCCCATTCTGGAGAAGGTGGCACGGGCTGGACAACCGTTGCTGATTATTGCGGAAGACATCGAAGGGGAAGCCCTGACCACTTTGGTGGTCAACCGTCTGCGGGGTGTCTTGAACGTTGCTGCGATTAAGGCTCCAGGCTTTGGGGAACGCCGCAAGTCCATGCTGCAAGACATCGCTGTGCTCACCGATGGTCAAGTGATCTCGGAAGACATGGGTCTGAGCCTGGATACCGCCACCCTCGATATGCTGGGCAAGGCGCGTAAAATCAGCATTACCAAAGATTCGACCACGATCGTGTCTGCGGCGGAGAATGCGGCTAACATCCAAAAGCGGGTGGAGCAACTGCGCCGGGAATTGGATGCCTCGGATTCCGAATACGACAAGGAAAAGCTATCGGAACGGATCGCCAAACTGGCCGGTGGCGTTGCAGTCATCAAGGTGGGTGCTGCGACGGAAACCGAACTCAAGGATCGCAAGCTGCGGATTGAAGATGCTCTGAATGCAACCAAGGCTGCGGTTGCTGAAGGGACAGTCCCCGGTGGTGGCGTGACCCTGTTGCACTTGGCTTCCAAGCTAGATGCGGTCAAAGCAGGCTTAACGAACTCTGAAGAGAAGATCGGTGTGGATATCATCGCCCGATCGCTGGAAGCACCCCTGAAGCAAATTGCCGACAATGCAGGGGTTGAAGGATCCGTTGTGGTTGAGAAAGTCCGTGCCCTGGACTTCAATATGGGGTATAACGCCCTGACCGATTCCTACGAAGACTTGGTGGCCTCTGGGGTAATCGATCCCGCTAAGGTTGTCCGTTCTGCGTTGCAAGATGCGGCGTCGATCGCTTCCATGGTACTGACCACGGAAGCCCTCGTGGTTGAAAAGCCTGAACCGAAGTCTGCGGCAGCACCCGATATGGGTGGCATGGGCGGTATGGGTGGCATGGGTGGTATGGGCGGCATGGGGATGATGTAA
- the crtH gene encoding carotenoid isomerase, translating into MAVVSQTDLTDDRSVALRSQAIDPQTYDAIVIGSGIGGLVTATQLAAKGAKVLVLERYLIPGGSAGYFERQGYRFDVGASMIFGFGKEGTTNLLTRALEAVGMEIETIPDPVQIHYHLPNGLDPKVHRDYEAFLQELIQRFPKEAVGIRKFYDECWTVFNCLNAMELLSLEEPRYLMRVFFQHPLACLGLVKYLPQNVGDIARRYIQDPELLKFIDMECYCWSVVPADLTPMINAGMVFSDRHYGGINYPKGGVGAIAQKLVEGLEKAGGKILYKARVTEIVTENNRAVGVKLVSGETILAKRIVSNATRWDTFENLLPTAKMPASEKRWQQRYQQSPSFLSLHLGVKAAALPEGTDCHHILLEDWATMEAEQGTIFVSIPTLLDPSLAPAGHHIIHAFTPSTIDQWKNLTPQAYEAKKEAAAAQLISRLSQVFPNLEANLDYQEVGTARTHRRFLGRDNGTYGPIPSKKLLGLLGMPFNRTSIPGLYCVGDSTFPGQGLNAVAFSGFACAHRIAVDLGL; encoded by the coding sequence ATGGCAGTGGTGTCTCAAACAGATTTAACGGACGATCGCTCTGTAGCGCTACGATCTCAGGCGATTGATCCCCAGACTTACGATGCCATTGTCATTGGCTCCGGGATTGGTGGATTAGTAACAGCGACACAGCTTGCGGCTAAGGGCGCTAAGGTTTTAGTGCTGGAACGCTATTTGATCCCCGGAGGGAGTGCGGGCTATTTTGAGCGCCAGGGCTATCGGTTTGATGTGGGGGCCTCCATGATCTTTGGCTTTGGCAAAGAAGGCACCACGAATTTACTGACCCGTGCCTTAGAAGCCGTTGGCATGGAAATTGAAACGATCCCCGACCCTGTACAAATCCATTACCATCTTCCCAACGGTCTTGATCCCAAAGTTCATCGAGACTACGAAGCGTTTTTGCAAGAACTGATCCAGCGATTTCCCAAAGAAGCAGTGGGGATCCGTAAGTTCTATGACGAGTGCTGGACGGTCTTTAACTGCCTAAATGCGATGGAACTGCTGTCCCTAGAAGAGCCTCGCTACCTAATGCGTGTGTTTTTCCAGCATCCCTTGGCCTGTCTGGGGTTGGTCAAATATCTACCGCAAAATGTTGGCGATATTGCCCGCCGCTATATTCAGGATCCCGAACTCCTCAAGTTTATCGACATGGAATGTTATTGCTGGTCAGTGGTGCCAGCGGACCTAACCCCCATGATTAATGCAGGCATGGTGTTTAGCGATCGCCACTATGGCGGGATCAATTATCCCAAGGGCGGTGTGGGTGCGATCGCCCAGAAATTAGTGGAAGGGCTAGAAAAAGCAGGCGGCAAAATCCTCTACAAGGCAAGGGTAACAGAGATTGTCACGGAAAATAATCGCGCTGTAGGGGTCAAGCTGGTTTCTGGAGAAACGATTCTTGCGAAACGGATTGTTTCCAATGCAACCCGATGGGATACCTTTGAAAACCTTTTGCCTACCGCCAAGATGCCAGCTAGTGAGAAACGATGGCAACAACGCTATCAGCAGTCTCCCAGTTTTCTCAGTTTGCATCTGGGGGTAAAAGCAGCAGCCCTACCGGAAGGAACGGATTGTCACCATATCTTGCTAGAAGACTGGGCCACCATGGAAGCTGAGCAAGGAACCATTTTTGTCTCCATCCCCACCTTGCTTGATCCCAGCCTTGCGCCCGCAGGTCATCACATCATCCATGCCTTTACGCCCAGTACGATCGATCAGTGGAAAAATCTCACCCCCCAAGCCTACGAAGCGAAAAAAGAAGCCGCCGCTGCGCAGTTAATCTCCCGGCTCAGCCAAGTTTTCCCAAACCTGGAAGCGAATTTGGATTATCAGGAAGTGGGGACCGCTCGCACCCACCGTCGTTTTCTAGGCCGAGATAACGGCACCTATGGCCCGATCCCCAGTAAAAAGTTGCTGGGACTTTTAGGCATGCCGTTCAATCGCACATCGATCCCCGGTTTGTATTGTGTTGGAGATAGTACGTTTCCGGGACAAGGCTTAAATGCTGTTGCCTTTTCGGGTTTTGCCTGCGCTCACCGAATTGCGGTGGATTTAGGGCTGTAG
- the mscL gene encoding large conductance mechanosensitive channel protein MscL has translation MARSSFWDDFKAFLMQGNVVDLAVAVVIGGAFGKIITSLVEDIITPAILSPALTAINAKNLEALSYNGILYGKFLAAVLSFLVIALSIFILIRTMEAAKKKLQRQKALEEAEAAAAPDPQVVLLERIARAVESR, from the coding sequence ATGGCACGGTCTAGCTTTTGGGATGATTTCAAGGCGTTTCTCATGCAGGGAAACGTTGTAGACCTAGCAGTTGCAGTAGTGATTGGGGGCGCATTTGGCAAAATTATTACTTCCTTGGTAGAAGACATTATTACGCCAGCAATTTTGAGTCCTGCATTGACCGCCATCAATGCCAAGAATCTAGAGGCTTTGTCTTACAACGGCATCCTCTACGGTAAGTTTCTGGCAGCGGTACTCAGCTTCTTGGTAATTGCGCTTTCAATCTTTATCTTGATTCGCACGATGGAAGCCGCCAAGAAGAAACTGCAACGCCAGAAGGCTCTAGAAGAAGCCGAGGCAGCAGCAGCACCTGATCCGCAAGTTGTATTGTTGGAACGCATTGCCCGCGCGGTTGAATCGCGTTAA